From a single Osmerus mordax isolate fOsmMor3 chromosome 14, fOsmMor3.pri, whole genome shotgun sequence genomic region:
- the clockb gene encoding clock circadian regulator b isoform X2 codes for MTSSIGDDCSIFDGLMEEDEKDKAKRVSRNKSEKKRRDQFNVLIKELGTMLPGNTRKMDKSTILQKSIDFLCKHKEIAAQSESSEIRQDWKPPFLSNEEFTQLMLEALDGFFIAIMTDGNIIYVSENVTSLLEHLPSDLLDQNLLNFLPLGEHSDVYKALSNHPTDSETLGADYLKTKNQLEFGCHMLRGAIDPKQTPVYEYVKFIGNFKSLSNVPNATRNGLEGVLQRSLHPAFDDQVCFVATVRLAKPQFIKEMCTVEEPNEEFTSRHSLEWKFLFLDHRAPPIIGYLPFEVLGTSGYDYYHVDDLETLAKCHEHLMQYGKGKSCYYRFLTKGQQWIWLQTHYYITYHQWNSRPEFIVCTHTVVSYAEVRAEQRRELGIEDSHPQDTVCKSQDSGSESQLNTSSLKEVLERFDHSRTASSSSRSSHKSSSHMSDNTCNSSKLQMDTATPPRQSVASTIDMTSQRRSSISSQSMSSQTTGHSLAPVMINQQQQQQQSQQQQQQQLQTNVQPVLEFSAQVNAMQHLKDQLEQRTKMIQANIHRQQEELRHIQEQLQKVQGQGIQMFLQQPAGALNVQLPQVGALQQATTMTNQIQQSVLNPTHTGTQLTIQQQAPPPQQNLQQHNTLSQAPLQLHQQQQHPAQGASAAPLYNTMMIAQPGQPNLLQISTSLPQANTQGTAVATFTQDRQIRFPTGQQLVTKLVTAPMACGAVMVPTSMFMGQVVTAYSPFGGQQGGQTQTLTLQAAQPTQGQQEPQGQTTVVAQTNQQGAQQQQQFLQGTRLLHGNQSTQLILQAAFPLQQPSTFTQAAHPQQQQQQQPQQQQQPPPQQRQQQQSHHQRHQQQLKPQPQKPQKGPPSHRTDSTSSQL; via the exons ATGACATCGAGCATAGG AGATGATTGCAGCATCTTTGATGGTTTGATGGAAGAAGATGAGAAGGACAAAGCTAAACg CGTGTCACGTAACAAGTCGGAGAAGAAGCGGAGAGACCAGTTCAATGTCCTCATCAAGGAACTGGGGACCATGTTGCCTGGCAACACTCGCAAGATGGACAAATCCACCATCCTGCAGAAGAGCATTGACTTCCTGTGTAAACACAAAG agatCGCCGCCCAGTCAGAGTCCAGTGAGATCCGACAGGACTGGAAGCCCCCGTTTCTTAGCAACGAAGAGTTCACCCAGCTCATGCTGGAG GCTCTGGACGGCTTCTTCATTGCAATAATGACTGATGGGAACATCATCTATGTGTCGGAGAACGTCACATCTCTCCTGGAGCACCTACCG tctgaCCTGTTGGACCAGAACCTGTTGAACTTCCTACCGCTAGGGGAACACTCAGATGTGTACAAGGCTCTCTCCAACCACCCCACCGACAGCGAAACACTTGGCGCTGATTACCTCAAGA CTAAGAATCAGTTGGAGTTTGGTTGTCACATGTTGAGAGGAGCCATCGACCCCAAGCAGACGCCCGTGTATGAATACGTCAAGTTTATCGGTAACTTCAAGTCGCTGAGCAATG TTCCCAACGCCACGAGGAACGGTTTGGAAGGCGTGCTGCAGCGCTCTCTGCATCCAGCGTTCGATGACCAGGTGTGTTTTGTTGCTACTGTCCGATTGGCCAAGCCTCAGTTCATCAAG GAGATGTGCACAGTGGAGGAGCCCAACGAGGAATTCACGTCCAGGCACAGCTTAGAGTGGAAATTCCTCTTCCTTgaccacag GGCACCACCAATCATAGGCTACCTGCCATTCGAGGTCCTGGGGACATCGGGGTACGATTACTACCATGTGGATGACCTGGAAACTCTGGCCAAGTGTCATGAGCACT TGATGCAGTACGGTAAAGGAAAGTCATGCTACTACCGCTTCCTGACCAAAGGTCAGCAGTGGATCTGGCTGCAGACTCACTACTACATCACCTACCACCAGTGGAACTCCCGGCCTGAGTTCatcgtgtgcacacacacagtggtcag cTATGCAGAGGTGAGAGCAGAGCAGCGCAGAGAGCTGGGGATCGAGGATTCTCATCCTCAGGACACCGTGTGCAAG AGCCAGGACTCGGGCTCGGAGTCGCAGCTGAACACCTCCAGCCTGAAGGAGGTGCTGGAGCGCTTCGACCACAGCCgcaccgcctcctcctcctcccgcagcTCCCACAAGTCCTCCTCGCATATGTCTGACAACACCTGCAACT CCTCCAAGCTCCAGATGGACACGGCCACGCCCCCTCGCCAGTCAGTGGCCTCCACCATCGACATGACATCACAGCGACGATCGTCAATCAGCAGCCAG TCCATGAGCTCCCAGACCACAGGCCATAGTTTGGCTCCAGTTATGATCaaccaacagcaacaacaacaacaatcacaacaacaacaacaacagcagctacAAACCAACGTGCAG CCTGTGTTGGAGTTCTCAGCCCAGGTGAATGCCATGCAGCACCTGAAGGATCAGCTGGAGCAGAGGACCAAGATGATCCAGGCCAACATCCACCgacagcaggaggagctgcGCCACATCCAGGAACagctgcagaaggtgcaagGCCAGGGCATCCAG atGTTCCTGCAGCAGCCGGCCGGAGCTCTGAACGTGCAGCTGCCTCAGGTGGGAGCGTTACAACAGGCAACCACAATGACCAATCAAATCCAGCAGAGCGTGCTAAACCCCACCCACACAGGAACTCAGCTCACCATCCAGCAgcaagccccgccccctcagcAGAACCTCCAGCAGCATAACACCCTTTCACAG GCCCCTCTCCAGCtccatcagcagcagcagcaccccgCCCAGGGCGCCTCCGCTGCCCCCCTCTACAACACCATGATGATCGCCCAGCCAGGCCAGCCCAACCTGCTGCAGATCAGCACCAGCCTGCCCCAGGCCAACACACAGGGCACTGCTGTGGCCACGTTCACACAGGACAGGCAAATACG GTTCCCGACAGGGCAGCAGCTGGTCACCAAGCTGGTGACGGCCCCCATGGCGTGTGGGGCCGTCATGGTCCCCACCTCCATGTTCATGGGCCAGGTGGTCACAGCGTACAGTCCCTTTGGAGGGCAGCAg GGGGGCCAGACGCAGACCTTGACCCTGCAGGCAGCCCAGCCCACCCAGGGCCAGCAGGAGCCCCAGGGCCAGACCACCGTGGTGGCGCAGACCAACCAGCAGGGGgcacagcagcaacagcagttcCTACAG GGCACCCgtcttctccatggtaaccagTCCACCCAGCTAATCCTCCAGGCGGCCTTCCCACTCCAACAGCCGAGCACGTTCACCCAGGCCGCACATcctcaacagcaacaacaacagcaaccgcaacaacaacaacaaccaccaccacagcAAAGACAACAGCAGCAGTCTCACCACCAGAGGCACCAGCAGCAACTCAAACCCCAGCCCCAGAAACCACAGAAAGGCCCGCCTTCACATAGGACTGACAGCACCAGCAGCCAATTGTAG
- the clockb gene encoding clock circadian regulator b isoform X1, with product MTSSIGDDCSIFDGLMEEDEKDKAKRVSRNKSEKKRRDQFNVLIKELGTMLPGNTRKMDKSTILQKSIDFLCKHKEIAAQSESSEIRQDWKPPFLSNEEFTQLMLEALDGFFIAIMTDGNIIYVSENVTSLLEHLPSDLLDQNLLNFLPLGEHSDVYKALSNHPTDSETLGADYLKTKNQLEFGCHMLRGAIDPKQTPVYEYVKFIGNFKSLSNVPNATRNGLEGVLQRSLHPAFDDQVCFVATVRLAKPQFIKEMCTVEEPNEEFTSRHSLEWKFLFLDHRAPPIIGYLPFEVLGTSGYDYYHVDDLETLAKCHEHLMQYGKGKSCYYRFLTKGQQWIWLQTHYYITYHQWNSRPEFIVCTHTVVSYAEVRAEQRRELGIEDSHPQDTVCKSQDSGSESQLNTSSLKEVLERFDHSRTASSSSRSSHKSSSHMSDNTCNSSKLQMDTATPPRQSVASTIDMTSQRRSSISSQSMSSQTTGHSLAPVMINQQQQQQQSQQQQQQQLQTNVQPVLEFSAQVNAMQHLKDQLEQRTKMIQANIHRQQEELRHIQEQLQKVQGQGIQMFLQQPAGALNVQLPQVGALQQATTMTNQIQQSVLNPTHTGTQLTIQQQAPPPQQNLQQHNTLSQAPLQLHQQQQHPAQGASAAPLYNTMMIAQPGQPNLLQISTSLPQANTQGTAVATFTQDRQIRFPTGQQLVTKLVTAPMACGAVMVPTSMFMGQVVTAYSPFGGQQQGGQTQTLTLQAAQPTQGQQEPQGQTTVVAQTNQQGAQQQQQFLQGTRLLHGNQSTQLILQAAFPLQQPSTFTQAAHPQQQQQQQPQQQQQPPPQQRQQQQSHHQRHQQQLKPQPQKPQKGPPSHRTDSTSSQL from the exons ATGACATCGAGCATAGG AGATGATTGCAGCATCTTTGATGGTTTGATGGAAGAAGATGAGAAGGACAAAGCTAAACg CGTGTCACGTAACAAGTCGGAGAAGAAGCGGAGAGACCAGTTCAATGTCCTCATCAAGGAACTGGGGACCATGTTGCCTGGCAACACTCGCAAGATGGACAAATCCACCATCCTGCAGAAGAGCATTGACTTCCTGTGTAAACACAAAG agatCGCCGCCCAGTCAGAGTCCAGTGAGATCCGACAGGACTGGAAGCCCCCGTTTCTTAGCAACGAAGAGTTCACCCAGCTCATGCTGGAG GCTCTGGACGGCTTCTTCATTGCAATAATGACTGATGGGAACATCATCTATGTGTCGGAGAACGTCACATCTCTCCTGGAGCACCTACCG tctgaCCTGTTGGACCAGAACCTGTTGAACTTCCTACCGCTAGGGGAACACTCAGATGTGTACAAGGCTCTCTCCAACCACCCCACCGACAGCGAAACACTTGGCGCTGATTACCTCAAGA CTAAGAATCAGTTGGAGTTTGGTTGTCACATGTTGAGAGGAGCCATCGACCCCAAGCAGACGCCCGTGTATGAATACGTCAAGTTTATCGGTAACTTCAAGTCGCTGAGCAATG TTCCCAACGCCACGAGGAACGGTTTGGAAGGCGTGCTGCAGCGCTCTCTGCATCCAGCGTTCGATGACCAGGTGTGTTTTGTTGCTACTGTCCGATTGGCCAAGCCTCAGTTCATCAAG GAGATGTGCACAGTGGAGGAGCCCAACGAGGAATTCACGTCCAGGCACAGCTTAGAGTGGAAATTCCTCTTCCTTgaccacag GGCACCACCAATCATAGGCTACCTGCCATTCGAGGTCCTGGGGACATCGGGGTACGATTACTACCATGTGGATGACCTGGAAACTCTGGCCAAGTGTCATGAGCACT TGATGCAGTACGGTAAAGGAAAGTCATGCTACTACCGCTTCCTGACCAAAGGTCAGCAGTGGATCTGGCTGCAGACTCACTACTACATCACCTACCACCAGTGGAACTCCCGGCCTGAGTTCatcgtgtgcacacacacagtggtcag cTATGCAGAGGTGAGAGCAGAGCAGCGCAGAGAGCTGGGGATCGAGGATTCTCATCCTCAGGACACCGTGTGCAAG AGCCAGGACTCGGGCTCGGAGTCGCAGCTGAACACCTCCAGCCTGAAGGAGGTGCTGGAGCGCTTCGACCACAGCCgcaccgcctcctcctcctcccgcagcTCCCACAAGTCCTCCTCGCATATGTCTGACAACACCTGCAACT CCTCCAAGCTCCAGATGGACACGGCCACGCCCCCTCGCCAGTCAGTGGCCTCCACCATCGACATGACATCACAGCGACGATCGTCAATCAGCAGCCAG TCCATGAGCTCCCAGACCACAGGCCATAGTTTGGCTCCAGTTATGATCaaccaacagcaacaacaacaacaatcacaacaacaacaacaacagcagctacAAACCAACGTGCAG CCTGTGTTGGAGTTCTCAGCCCAGGTGAATGCCATGCAGCACCTGAAGGATCAGCTGGAGCAGAGGACCAAGATGATCCAGGCCAACATCCACCgacagcaggaggagctgcGCCACATCCAGGAACagctgcagaaggtgcaagGCCAGGGCATCCAG atGTTCCTGCAGCAGCCGGCCGGAGCTCTGAACGTGCAGCTGCCTCAGGTGGGAGCGTTACAACAGGCAACCACAATGACCAATCAAATCCAGCAGAGCGTGCTAAACCCCACCCACACAGGAACTCAGCTCACCATCCAGCAgcaagccccgccccctcagcAGAACCTCCAGCAGCATAACACCCTTTCACAG GCCCCTCTCCAGCtccatcagcagcagcagcaccccgCCCAGGGCGCCTCCGCTGCCCCCCTCTACAACACCATGATGATCGCCCAGCCAGGCCAGCCCAACCTGCTGCAGATCAGCACCAGCCTGCCCCAGGCCAACACACAGGGCACTGCTGTGGCCACGTTCACACAGGACAGGCAAATACG GTTCCCGACAGGGCAGCAGCTGGTCACCAAGCTGGTGACGGCCCCCATGGCGTGTGGGGCCGTCATGGTCCCCACCTCCATGTTCATGGGCCAGGTGGTCACAGCGTACAGTCCCTTTGGAGGGCAGCAg CAGGGGGGCCAGACGCAGACCTTGACCCTGCAGGCAGCCCAGCCCACCCAGGGCCAGCAGGAGCCCCAGGGCCAGACCACCGTGGTGGCGCAGACCAACCAGCAGGGGgcacagcagcaacagcagttcCTACAG GGCACCCgtcttctccatggtaaccagTCCACCCAGCTAATCCTCCAGGCGGCCTTCCCACTCCAACAGCCGAGCACGTTCACCCAGGCCGCACATcctcaacagcaacaacaacagcaaccgcaacaacaacaacaaccaccaccacagcAAAGACAACAGCAGCAGTCTCACCACCAGAGGCACCAGCAGCAACTCAAACCCCAGCCCCAGAAACCACAGAAAGGCCCGCCTTCACATAGGACTGACAGCACCAGCAGCCAATTGTAG
- the kitb gene encoding KIT proto-oncogene, receptor tyrosine kinase b, which yields MKKTWILFTAQFLLLQFTGWCRLILSPSGPHTVVQKGGSLNLRCHGDEAPGSVSAASVLKWQRERGRRVEGEGEDGQGAFITVAAAQAYHMGLYSCVNNRTSEQSSIYVYVKDPQNAFQRTMVNGILVREGEDCTVPCLATDPAVTLLALNTCDGRLLPSDLRYRADPQRGIIIAKAKKVYEGCYMCMGELGGVLVNSSQYTVDVRLAPESPPIIDLSQKENVILRKGEEFKLTCSSSNANPDLILKWDFPKDAQVFETHNSKILPGARGYKRSTSIWITSVNQSDGGAYRCHALNERGKTTVVLQLDVRDHGFIRLLEESRPTPAPVKEGESISLRVELDSYPRPKTLSWVYKGQVLRNTTEHVITIQRETYRYISELKLVRVHNSEGGIYTFSADHEDASLNQSFPVYVISKPVIISQEGPVDGQVRCVAVGYPAPQISWYYCELPHTRCSHLANATQWELQEVVVVTVSNSGFGRQEVESRVNVSKEHAHYHTLECVATAHGQQAYTLFAIGERTVPHELFTPLLSGVVATAVILSVILVVLLYKYMQKPKFQIQWKVIESIHGNNYIYIDPTQLPYDPKWEFPRQKLRFGKTLGSGAFGKVLRATAYGLGSPDSVVTVAVKMLKPRAHSTEKEALMSELKVLSYLGNHVNIVNLLGACTVGGPTLVITEYCCYGDLLNFLRRKRETYFSSQSNDSYYRNVPNQRECSGEGNGAGYMSMRPSEKDSDDKNALSIDDLSLDTEDLLSFSYQVAKGMEYITFKNCIHRDLAARNILLTQGRVAKICDFGLARDITTDSNYVLRGNARLPVKWMSPESIFDSVYTFESDVWSYGILLWEIFSLGSSPYPGIHVGSAFYKMIQDGHRMSSPEFAPNEMYEMMLLCWSQDPLKRPSFRKLVERAELLLSENTKNVYLNLSSAPVPPRQQRAPSRRLSSVCSTTAPTQPLLLSTADVFLDYDAV from the exons ATGAAGAAAACTTGGATTCTATTCACTGCTCAATTTCTGTTATTACAATTCACAG GCTGGTGCAGGCTCATCCTGTCTCCCAGCGGTCCACACACAGTGGTTCAGAAAGGAGGGTCTCTGAATCTTCGTTGTCATGGTGACGAGGCCCCTGGCTCCGTCTCAGCCGCCTCTGTTCTTAAGTGGCAGCGGGAGCGGGGTCGAagggtggaaggggagggagaggatggccaAGGAGCCTTCATCACCGTGGCGGCTGCACAGGCTTACCACATGGGACTCTACTCGTGTGTCAACAACCGCACCTCAGAACAGAGTTCCATCTATGTGTATGTGAAAG ACCCCCAGAACGCCTTCCAGCGCACCATGGTGAACGGCATTCTGGTCCGGGAAGGTGAGGACTGTACCGTGCCCTGTCTTGCTACTGACCCAGCGGTCACACTACTGGCCCTGAACACCTGCGACGGGCGACTTCTGCCCTCTGACTTGCGTTACCGTGCCGACCCACAGCGAGGCATCATCATTGCCAAGGCCAAGAAGGTGTACGAAGGCTGCTACATGTGCATGGGTGAACTGGGCGGGGTCCTGGTAAATTCCAGCCAATACACAGTGGATGTTCGGCTGG CTCCGGAGAGTCCTCCCATTATCGACCTATCACAGAAAGAGAATGTGATCCTGAGGAAAGGGGAAGAGTTCAAGTTGACCTGCAGCTCGTCCAATGCCAACCCTGACCTCATCCTCAAATGGGATTTCCCCAAAGACGCG CAAGTGTTTGAGACCCACAACTCCAAAATCCTGCCTGGTGCTCGGGGTTACAAGCGCTCCACCAGTATCTGGATCACCTCTGTCAACCAATCAGATGGTGGGGCATACCGCTGCCACGCCCTCAACGAGAGGGGCAAAACCACGGTGGTGCTTCAGCTCGATGTCCgcg aCCATGGCTTTATCCGTCTGTTGGAAGAGTCCAGGCCTACCCCTGCTccagtgaaagagggagaaagcatAAGCCTCAGGGTGGAGTTGGACTCATACCCCAGACCCAAAACCCTCTCCTGGGTATACAAGGGCCAGGTGCTCCGCAATaccacagagcatgtcatcACCATCCAACGAGAAACTTATAG gtatATCAGTGAGTTAAAGCTGGTGAGGGTCCACAATTCTGAGGGCGGGATCTATACCTTCTCAGCCGATCACGAAGACGCCTCTCTCAATCAATCATTCCCAGTCTATGTCATCA gtAAGCCAGTCATCATTTCCCAGGAGGGCCCTGTTGACGGACAGGTGCGCTGCGTTGCCGTCGGTTACCCAGCCCCCCAGATCAGCTGGTACTATTGTGAACTGCCCCACACGCG GTGCTCACACCTGGCCAACGCCACCCAATGGGAGCTGCAGGAGGTCGTCGTGGTAACTGTATCCAACTCAGGCTTTGGGCGGCAGGAAGTGGAGAGCCGGGTGAACGTGAGCAAGGAGCATGCACACTACCACACCCTGGAGTGTGTGGCTACAGCGCACGGACAGCAGGCCTACACACTGTTCGCTATTGGTG agCGCACAGTGCCCCATGAGctcttcacccctctcctctctggcgtGGTGGCTACTGCTGTCATACTGAGCGTCATACTGGTGGTGCTGCTCTACAAGTAcatgcag AAACCCAAGTTCCAGATCCAGTGGAAGGTTATTGAGAGTATCCATGGCAACAATTACATCTACATCGACCCCACCCAGCTCCCCTATGACCCCAAATGGGAGTTCCCTCGGCAGAAACTACGCTTTG GAAAGACCCTTGGCTCCGGGGCGTTTGGTAAAGTCCTGAGGGCCACAGCTTATGGTCTCGGCTCACCAGACTCGGTAGTGACCGTCGCTGTCAAGATGCTCaaac CCAGAGCTCACTCCACCGAGAAGGAAGCTCTGATGTCAGAGCTGAAAGTTCTCAGTTACCTCGGCAACCACGTCAACATTGTCAACCTGCTTGGGGCCTGTACTGTCGgag GCCCCACGTTAGTGATCACAGAGTACTGTTGCTATGGAGACCTGCTCAACTTCCTgcgcaggaagagggagacgtACTTCAGTTCCCAGAGTAACGACAGTTACTACCGCAACGTCCCCAACCAGAGAGAATgctcggg AGAGGGAAATGGTGCAGGGTACATGTCCATGCGTCCGTCTGAAAAAGACTCAG ATGACAAGAATGCTCTTTCTATAGACGATCTGTCTCTGGACACCGAAGATCTTCTCAGCTTCTCCTACCAGGTGGCTAAAGGCATGGAGTACATCACGTTCAAGAAC tgcatcCACAGAGACCTGGCAGCCAGAAACATCCTGCTGACTCAGGGTAGAGTTGCCAAGATCTGTGACTTTGGCCTGGCCAGAGACATCACTACTGACTCCAACTACGTCCTCAGGGGAAAC GCTCGCCTCCCTGTGAAGTGGATGTCGCCGGAAAGTATCTTTGACTCTGTGTACACCTTCGAGAGCGACGTCTGGTCCTACGGCATACTGCTCTGGGAGATCTTCTCTCttg gtagcaGTCCTTACCCAGGGATACATGTGGGCTCGGCCTTTTACAAGATGATTCAAGATGGCCATCGGATGAGCAGCCCTGAGTTTGCGCCCAatgagat GTACGAAATGATGCTACTTTGCTGGAGCCAGGATCCGCTGAAGAGACCTTCCTTCAGGAAGCTGGTGGAGAGGGCCGAACTGCTCCTGTCAGAGAACACCAAGAAC gtgtaCCTGAACCTGAGCAGCGCACCTGTCCCTCCACGGCAGCAAAGGGCGCCCTCACGGAGGCTGAGCTCCGTCTGCAGCACCACCGCCCCCACCCAGCCTCTTCTGCTCAGCACCGCCGACGTCTTCCTGGACTACGACGCTgtctga